In Oryza sativa Japonica Group chromosome 2, ASM3414082v1, the following are encoded in one genomic region:
- the LOC4329650 gene encoding phosphoinositide phosphatase SAC7 isoform X2 has product MGGANDSSPSSKLHTRLRLWEFPDRYVFEPIDGLADLYLSANRSDGSMNLVEELPPRDSSTKPKCQTVYGVIGVLKLSVGSYFLVITGRDCVGSYLGHAIFKVTGLKVLPCSNSRSTSGNQSKMETEFSELLHAAEKTIGLYFSYDINLTLTLQRLHNLGDEFKSLPLWRQAEPRFLWNSYLLEPLIENKLDQYLLPVIQGSFQNIHAEVGSEKVNVTLIARRCTRRIGTRMWRRGADPEGYAANFVESEQIMESKGFTASYVQVRGSIPFLWVQIVDLTYKPSFDIVRQEEAPRILEQHFHDLQKKYGAVLAVDLVNTHGGEGRLHDRYAKSIEPILSEDIRYVHFDFHRICGHIHFERLSQLYNQIEDYLKKHRYFLLNGKGEKIEEQTGTIRTNCVDCLDRTNVTQSMIGGKILENQLQRIGVLGVNDTISNHPAFDAKYKVLWANHGDSISTQYSGTPALKGDFVRYGKRSTQGILNDLWNSLARYYLNNFADGTKQDAMDLLQGHYIISVSRDMAGPSKAGLLENYASFRLAFALVMGALMFMMMSLRQARNDVRHLVLSLLWAGLCIGITHFVRANGRVFTNRPRFYQSRH; this is encoded by the exons ATGGGTGGGGCAAATGACTCAAGTCCATCCTCTAAACTTCACACAAGACTGAGACTATGGGAGTTCCCAGACCGCTATGTATTTGAGCCGATTGATGGTCTTGCTGACTTGTATCTGTCAGCTAACCGTTCTGATGGTTCAATGAATCTAGTTGAAGAGTTGCCACCACGTGACTCTTCTACAAAACCAAAATGTCAAACAGTGTATGGTGTGATAGGAGTTCTCAAGCTTTCAGTTGGATCATATTTTTTAGTGATAACAGGCCGTGATTGTGTGGGATCCTACTTGGGACATGCAATTTTTAAAGTGACAGGACTAAAAGTTCTCCCCTGCAGTAACTCACGTAGCACTTCTGGCAATCAG AGTAAAATGGAAACAGAATTTTCAGAACTCCTGCATGCTGCAGAGAAGACTATAGGCCTGTACTTCTCATATGATATCAACTTAACACTTAC TTTGCAGAGGCTACATAATCTTGGTGATGAGTTCAAATCACTTCCGCTTTGGAGACAG GCAGAACCAAGATTTCTATGGAACAGTTACTTGCTGGAACCTCTAATTGAGAACAAG CTGGACCAGTACTTGTTGCCAGTCATTCAAGGCA GCTTTCAGAATATCCATGCAGAAGTTGGATCGGAGAAGGTAAATGTGACCCTGATTGCACGTAGGTGCACACGGAGGATAG gTACACGAATGTGGAGACGTGGAGCTGACCCAGAGGGTTATGCTGCCAACTTTGTTGAATCAGAGCAGATAATGGAATCAAAAGGGTTCACAGCATCCTATGTACAA GTTCGAGGGTCCATACCATTCTTGTGGGTGCAGATTGTTGATTTGACATATAAACCTAGCTTTGACATTGTTAGACAAGAGGAGGCG CCACGCATACTTGAGCAGCACTTTCATGATTTACAGAAGAAATATGGAGCTGTATTGGCTGTTGATCTTGTCAATACA CACGGTGGTGAAGGTCGCCTCCATGACAGATATGCAAAATCTATTGAACCTATTCTCAGTGAAGACATAAG ATATGTGCATTTTGACTTCCATCGAATCTGTGGTCATATTCACTTTGAGCGCCTTTCTCAGCTCTACAATCAAATTGAAGATTATCTCAAGAAACATAG GTATTTCCTTTTGAATGGTAAAGGTGAAAAAATTGAGGAGCAGACTGGCACTATCAGGACAAATTGTGTCGATTGCTTAGATCGCACCAATGTAACTCAG AGCATGATTGGAGGAAAGATACTAGAAAACCAACTTCAGCGAATAGGGGTTCTCGGTGTTAATGATACGATAAGCAACCATCCAGCTTTTGATGCAAAATACAAAGTTT TATGGGCCAACCATGGAGATTCAATAAGCACTCAGTACTCTGGAACTCCGGCATTGAAGGGCGATTTTGTTCG GTATGGGAAGAGAAGTACCCAGGGAATTCTGAATGATCTGTGGAATTCACTTGCTAGATACTACTTGAATAACTTTGCAGATGGCACTAAACAG GATGCCATGGATCTACTTCAAGGACATTACATTATATCTGTTAGCCGCGACATGGCAGGTCCAAGCAAAGCAGGACTTCTAGAGAATTATGCG TCCTTCCGCCTTGCTTTTGCATTGGTTATGGGAGCTCTTATGTTCATGATGATGTCACTAAGACAAG CCAGGAATGATGTTCGCCATTTAGTGTTGTCACTTCTATGGGCTGGTCTTTGCATTGGCATCACACATTTTGTCAGAGCCAATGGTCGGGTGTTCACCAACAGACCTCGTTTTTATCAGTCGCGCCATTGA
- the LOC4329651 gene encoding uncharacterized protein: MAGGGHTHWTEDELHAFLESCMEEIEARNITSSCPKTQGYANLQAKMLSKAGKHVSKQQVKNFWGACRRRFQTWTWLESMATGLGTNPYTGSIDASPEWWEAMEGMRKCARSFRNAPLRFIAEHHAVFRGRCVVGNRSSVPGTELEQQLQPANAELLDVEDLVDVPDAPQSPDPPSRSRPTRGRGKRVATPASGSRGSKRTRSDSTGEALHRLADLRVKSSESKAQKQREREAMSARACIELVKSDGHLFSSDVYHMGVLLFSDPYFCEFFLGDAITPEMREYYIRFHYAMKFPNGGGFFPPPSCSGGWFPPGGTRFDGGDGGTLGMMVLGEPTELQCVEWVWCFC; this comes from the exons ATGGCCGGCGGAGGTCACACTCACTGGACTGAGGACGAACTCCATGCGTTCTTGGAAAGCTGCATGGAGGAAATAGAAGCTCGCAACATCACTTCGTCATGCCCCAAGACTCAGGGGTATGCCAACTTGCAGGCCAAGATGCTGTCCAAGGCAGGGAAGCATGTCAGCAAGCAGCAAGTGAAGAACTTCTGGGGTGCTTGTCGCCGCCGTTTCCAGACCTGGACATGGTTGGAATCGATGGCTACAGGGCTGGGAACAAACCCGTACACCGGCAGCATTGACGCCTCCCCAGAGTGGTGGGAAGCAATGGAAGGG ATGAGAAAATGTGCTAGGTCTTTCAGGAATGCACCTCTCAGATTCATTGCTGAGCACCATGCTGTCTTCAGGGGGAGGTGTGTTGTCGGCAACCGTTCAAGTGTCCCAGGCACTGAACTGGAACAGCAGTTGCAGCCAGCCAACGCAGAACTCCTCGATGTTGAGGACCTTGTCGACGTGCCAGATGCGCCACAGTCACCTGATCCACCATCACGGTCAAGGCCAACCAGGGGTAGGGGCAAAAGGGTGGCAACACCGGCTAGTGGGTCTAGGGGTTCCAAAAGGACCCGCAGTGACTCCACCGGTGAGGCTTTGCATAGGCTCGCTGATCTGAGGGTTAAGTCTAGTGAGAGTAAGGCACAAAAGCAGCGAGAACGTGAGGCTATGAGTGCtcgtgcatgcattgagttggTCAAGTCTGATGGGCACTTATTTAGCTCAGATGTTTACCACATGGGGGTTTTGCTCTTTAGTGACCCATACTTTTGCGAGTTCTTCCTAGGTGATGCCATTACCCCGGAGATGCGTGAGTACTACATTAGGTTCCACTATGCCATGAAGTTTCCTAATGGTGGAGGATTTTTCCCTCCACCATCTTGCTCAGGGGGTTGGTTTCCACCTGGTGGTACACGGTTTGATGGGGGTGATGGGGGGACCCTGGGGATGATGGTGCTGGGGGAGCCGACGGAGCTGCAGTGTGTTGAGTGGGTATGGTGCTTCTGCTAG
- the LOC4329650 gene encoding phosphoinositide phosphatase SAC7 isoform X1, producing the protein MAACAAPPSTGRLRSALPPREEPRFGGWMQGCRRSPSLSFPQNHVSTGAPNDLLPCTITRSLFSHQCGRSHLAVMRAEGHSSMGGANDSSPSSKLHTRLRLWEFPDRYVFEPIDGLADLYLSANRSDGSMNLVEELPPRDSSTKPKCQTVYGVIGVLKLSVGSYFLVITGRDCVGSYLGHAIFKVTGLKVLPCSNSRSTSGNQSKMETEFSELLHAAEKTIGLYFSYDINLTLTLQRLHNLGDEFKSLPLWRQAEPRFLWNSYLLEPLIENKLDQYLLPVIQGSFQNIHAEVGSEKVNVTLIARRCTRRIGTRMWRRGADPEGYAANFVESEQIMESKGFTASYVQVRGSIPFLWVQIVDLTYKPSFDIVRQEEAPRILEQHFHDLQKKYGAVLAVDLVNTHGGEGRLHDRYAKSIEPILSEDIRYVHFDFHRICGHIHFERLSQLYNQIEDYLKKHRYFLLNGKGEKIEEQTGTIRTNCVDCLDRTNVTQSMIGGKILENQLQRIGVLGVNDTISNHPAFDAKYKVLWANHGDSISTQYSGTPALKGDFVRYGKRSTQGILNDLWNSLARYYLNNFADGTKQDAMDLLQGHYIISVSRDMAGPSKAGLLENYASFRLAFALVMGALMFMMMSLRQARNDVRHLVLSLLWAGLCIGITHFVRANGRVFTNRPRFYQSRH; encoded by the exons ATGGCTGCCTGTGCTGCTCCTCCATCTACAGGCCGCCTTCGATCCGCGCTTCCGCCTCGCGAGGAGCCTCGTTTCGGTGGCTGGATGCAGGGCTGCAGGAGATCTCCCTCTTTAAGTTTCCCGCAGAATCATGTTTCCACCGGTGCCCCCAACGATCTTTTGCCCTGCACCATTACGCGCAGCTTGTTTAGCCACCAATGCGGCCGTAGCCATCTCGCAGTCATGAGGGCTGAAG GGCATTCCTCCATGGGTGGGGCAAATGACTCAAGTCCATCCTCTAAACTTCACACAAGACTGAGACTATGGGAGTTCCCAGACCGCTATGTATTTGAGCCGATTGATGGTCTTGCTGACTTGTATCTGTCAGCTAACCGTTCTGATGGTTCAATGAATCTAGTTGAAGAGTTGCCACCACGTGACTCTTCTACAAAACCAAAATGTCAAACAGTGTATGGTGTGATAGGAGTTCTCAAGCTTTCAGTTGGATCATATTTTTTAGTGATAACAGGCCGTGATTGTGTGGGATCCTACTTGGGACATGCAATTTTTAAAGTGACAGGACTAAAAGTTCTCCCCTGCAGTAACTCACGTAGCACTTCTGGCAATCAG AGTAAAATGGAAACAGAATTTTCAGAACTCCTGCATGCTGCAGAGAAGACTATAGGCCTGTACTTCTCATATGATATCAACTTAACACTTAC TTTGCAGAGGCTACATAATCTTGGTGATGAGTTCAAATCACTTCCGCTTTGGAGACAG GCAGAACCAAGATTTCTATGGAACAGTTACTTGCTGGAACCTCTAATTGAGAACAAG CTGGACCAGTACTTGTTGCCAGTCATTCAAGGCA GCTTTCAGAATATCCATGCAGAAGTTGGATCGGAGAAGGTAAATGTGACCCTGATTGCACGTAGGTGCACACGGAGGATAG gTACACGAATGTGGAGACGTGGAGCTGACCCAGAGGGTTATGCTGCCAACTTTGTTGAATCAGAGCAGATAATGGAATCAAAAGGGTTCACAGCATCCTATGTACAA GTTCGAGGGTCCATACCATTCTTGTGGGTGCAGATTGTTGATTTGACATATAAACCTAGCTTTGACATTGTTAGACAAGAGGAGGCG CCACGCATACTTGAGCAGCACTTTCATGATTTACAGAAGAAATATGGAGCTGTATTGGCTGTTGATCTTGTCAATACA CACGGTGGTGAAGGTCGCCTCCATGACAGATATGCAAAATCTATTGAACCTATTCTCAGTGAAGACATAAG ATATGTGCATTTTGACTTCCATCGAATCTGTGGTCATATTCACTTTGAGCGCCTTTCTCAGCTCTACAATCAAATTGAAGATTATCTCAAGAAACATAG GTATTTCCTTTTGAATGGTAAAGGTGAAAAAATTGAGGAGCAGACTGGCACTATCAGGACAAATTGTGTCGATTGCTTAGATCGCACCAATGTAACTCAG AGCATGATTGGAGGAAAGATACTAGAAAACCAACTTCAGCGAATAGGGGTTCTCGGTGTTAATGATACGATAAGCAACCATCCAGCTTTTGATGCAAAATACAAAGTTT TATGGGCCAACCATGGAGATTCAATAAGCACTCAGTACTCTGGAACTCCGGCATTGAAGGGCGATTTTGTTCG GTATGGGAAGAGAAGTACCCAGGGAATTCTGAATGATCTGTGGAATTCACTTGCTAGATACTACTTGAATAACTTTGCAGATGGCACTAAACAG GATGCCATGGATCTACTTCAAGGACATTACATTATATCTGTTAGCCGCGACATGGCAGGTCCAAGCAAAGCAGGACTTCTAGAGAATTATGCG TCCTTCCGCCTTGCTTTTGCATTGGTTATGGGAGCTCTTATGTTCATGATGATGTCACTAAGACAAG CCAGGAATGATGTTCGCCATTTAGTGTTGTCACTTCTATGGGCTGGTCTTTGCATTGGCATCACACATTTTGTCAGAGCCAATGGTCGGGTGTTCACCAACAGACCTCGTTTTTATCAGTCGCGCCATTGA
- the LOC4329649 gene encoding uncharacterized protein has translation MEIAAAASRAVVDTSRPFQSVREAVEVFGERCLSSTSRASSESAGGGGGRPSPPAVLGCLRKLEAELAEAKGELERLRQRQSHMETAVSSVAAQLSTGLAILSAGAARGKGKELAVVDIDVDLGGGGGRVRSDRWDESRAEEWMAASLEYLPSLSEALAIKMVDDDRHLGERRQGNARKKNTKNAMNSKKKQQQKKNGVSFVGRIFSSRKDKSSS, from the exons ATGgagatcgcggcggcggcgagccgtgcCGTGGTGGACACCTCCCGGCCGTTCCAGTCGGTCAGGGAGGCCGTCGAGGTGTTCGGCGAAAGGTGCCTCAGCTCCACCAGCCGGGCGAGCAGCgagtccgccggcggcggcggcgggaggccgtcgccgccggcggtgctGGGCTGCCTGAGGAAGCTGGAGGCGGAGCTGGCCGAGGCGAAGGGCGAGCTGGAGCGGCTGCGGCAGAGGCAGTCGCACATGGAGACGGCCGTGTCCAGCGTCGCCGCGCAGCTCAGCACCGGCCTCGCCATCCTctcggccggcgccgcccgcggcaAGGGCAaggagctcgccgtcgtcgacatcgacgtcgacctcggcggcggcggcggcagggtccGCAGCGACCGGTGGGacgagagccgcgccgaggaGTGGATGGCGGCGAGCCTGGAGTACCTGCCCAGCCTGTCGGAGGCGCTGGCCATCAAGATGGTCGACGACGATCGCCACCTCGGAGAGAGGAGGCAGGGGAatgcgaggaagaagaacaccAAGAACGCCATGAACAgcaagaagaagcagcagcagaagaagaatGGCGTCTCATTTGTTGGAAGAATCTTCTCATCAAGGAAAGATAAATCCAG TTCATAA
- the LOC4329648 gene encoding ultraviolet-B receptor UVR8: MHSTGMEMEVEVAGDDEAVPEAPERSVVLISAGASHSVALLSGGVVCSWGRGEDGQLGHGDAEDRPVPTVLTAAFDDAPGGVASVVICGADHTTAYSDEELQLYSWGWGDFGRLGHGNSSDVFNPQPIQALQGVRITQIACGDSHCLAVTVAGHVHSWGRNQNGQLGLGNTEDSLLPQKIQAFEGVRVKMIAAGAEHTAAVTEDGDLYGWGWGRYGNLGLGDRDDRLIPEKVSSVNGQKMVLVACGWRHTITVSSSGSIYTYGWSKYGQLGHGDFEDHLVPHKLEALKDTTISQISGGWRHTMALAADGKLYGWGWNKFGQVGVGDNEDHCSPVQVNFPNEQKVVQVACGWRHTLALTEAKNVFSWGRGTSGQLGHGEIVDRNIPKMIDALSSDGSACKQLESSKAVPMSAKVWVSPSERYAIVPDEKAGKGIPAGNGTETHVPQGDVKRMRV, from the exons ATGCATTCGACCGGCAtggagatggaggtggaggtcgccggcgacgacgaggcggtCCCGGAGGCGCCGGAGCGGTCCGTCGTCCTCATCTCCGccggcgccagccactccgtCGCCCTGCTCA GCGGCGGGGTGGTGTGCTCGTGGGGGCGCGGCGAGGACGGGCAGCTGGGGCACGGCGACGCGGAGGACCGGCCGGTGCCGACGGTGCTGACGGCGGCGTTCGACGACGCGCCGGGGGGCGTCGCCTCCGTCGTCATCTGCGGCGCCGACCACACCACCGCCTACTCCGACGAGGAGCTGCAGCTCTACAGCTGGGGATG GGGCGACTTCGGGAGGCTGGGTCACGGCAACTCCAGCGACGTGTTCAACCCGCAGCCCATCCAGGCGCTCCAGGGCGTCCGGATCACCCAGATCGCCTGCGGCGACAGCCACTgcctcgccgtcaccgtcgccggccATGTCCACAG CTGGGGACGCAATCAAAATGGTCAGCTTGGCCTCGGAAACACCGAGGACTCCTTGCTCCCACAAAAGATTCAAGCTTTTGAG GGTGTCCGTGTAAAAATGATTGCTGCTGGTGCCGAGCACACCGCTGCTGTAACAGAAGATGGTGATCTCTACGGTTGGGGCTGGGGTCGGTATGGCAACTTGGGACTAGGCGATCGCGATGACCGCTTAATCCCAGAAAAAGTTTCTTCTGTGAAT GGTCAAAAGATGGTGCTTGTAGCGTGCGGGTGGCGCCATACCATCACCGTGTCCTCCTCCGGTAGCATCTACACATATGGATGGAGCAAGTATGGTCAGCTAGGGCATGGTGATTTTGAGGATCACCTGGTTCCACACAAGTTGGAAGCATTGAAGGATACTACTATATCTCAA ATTTCAGGTGGGTGGAGGCATACAATGGCACTTGCAGCAGATGGGAAACTCTATGGATGGGGATGGAACAAG TTTGGACAAGTCGGTGTTGGCGATAATGAAGATCACTGCTCCCCGGTGCAGGTCAATTTTCCAAACGAACAG AAAGTTGTTCAAGTTGCTTGTGGATGGAGGCACACTCTTGCCCTGACAGAAGCCAAAAATGTTTTCTCATGGGGAAGGGGCACCAGTGGACAGCTTGGCCATGGTGAAATAGTTGATAG GAACATACCCAAGATGATCGATGCCTTGAGCTCGGATGGATCAGCTTGCAAGCAGCTGGAATCATCAAAAGCCGTCCCAATGTCAG CTAAAGTTTGGGTCTCGCCATCAGAGCGATATGCCATCGTGCCGGATGAGAAG GCTGGAAAAGGCATCCCTGCTGGCAATGGAACAGAGACTCATGTGCCCCAAGGAGATGTGAAGAGGATGCGCGTCTGA